CCCGCCCCCGAAAACTTGGAGGCCTTAATCGACCTCGTCACCGACGACGGCGCCGGGCCCGAACTGGGCGTCGCCAACGACGGCGACGCCGACCGGATCGCCATCGTCACCCCCGAACGGGGCTACCTCGACGAGAACCTCTTTTTCGCCGCGCTGTACGACTACCTGCTCGAGGACGACGCCGGCCCGGCGATCCGCACGGTCTCGACGACGTTCCTGATCGACCGCGTCGCCGAGGCCCACGGCGAGACCGTCCACGAGGTGCCGGTCGGATTCAAGTGGGTCGCGCAGGGAATCGCCGAGCACGACGCCCTGGTCGGCGGCGAGGAGTCGGGCGGGTTCACGATCCGCGGTCACGTCCGCGAAAAAGATGGGGTGCTGATGGCCCTGCTCGCGGCCGCGATGCACGCCGACGAACCCTTGGACGAGCGGGTCGACCGGCTGCTCGAGGAACACGGCACCGTCGTCCAGGACAAGCTCAGCGTCGACTGCCCCGACGACGAGAAGGAACGCGTGCTCGAGGATCTCGAGGACGAGATTCCGGACGCCGTCGCGGGCACCGACGTCGAGGGCGTCAACACCGCTGACGGCTTCAAACTGCAACTCGCCGACGGCTCGTGGCTGCTGATCCGCCCCAGCGGGACCGAGCCCGTGCTGCGGGTCTACGCCGAGGCGTCCGACGAGGACCGCGTGGCGGAGCTGCTCGAGGCCGGCGAGGAGTTAGTCGAGCCGCTGGTGTGACTCTCGGAGTTGTATCCGGCAGCGAGCCCTCGAGTCGCTAGCCGTCTACAAGTCGACGTTCATCTCGTTCGGCAGCAAGGTCGTTGAAACGACCGGGAGCGTCGCCGAATCCGTCGGCGATACGACCGCGGGGACGACGATCTACGTCGAAGCGAGCGACCGGAACGGCAACGAAGACGAGACGGTCGGAGTCGAACGGGCGAACTTCTACGGCGAGGCGGCCGGCAGCCTCTACACGGGCACTCCTGCCGATTACGTCGTGGCCAGCGAGTTCGCAACCGTCTCCGGGTTCTCCGCGAGTCTCGGTGTGGCGTTCCAAGACGTTTCGCAGCTCATCGACGATCCAGCGGCCGTCGCCGAGGGGATCACTGCGCTGCTCGAACTCGCCAAATCGGAGGGGCTCGGCACCGCTGAGACGCTCGTCAAGACGATGGCGCAGGACGTCGAGCGAAAGCAGGCGGTGAACAATCCCTACGGCTCGCTCGAGGAACAGGACGATCGGTATCTGTACGAGACGTTCCGGGCGAACTGGTACGAGGGGTACGCCGCGGGTCTCCTCGCAAAGACGGCCCTCGGCGGTGCAGCCTCGAGTAGTGCGAAAGCGACGATCAAGAGCACCGACACCGCCCAGGACGTCGGCTCGAGACTCGCCGATACGAAGGCGCTGAAGGCCCTCGATCGGGTCAGCGATGCGAAGAAAGCCGCGAAAGGCCGTGCGACCGCCCGGATTCTGCTGGCCGTCGACGGCGACGCGGCCGAACCGCTGCTGAGTCAGGCCGACACCGCTGGCGGGGCGTACCGGCTCTGGCAGCAGCAGCGTGCGATGGATGCTGACGTCGATTCGCTTCCGGACGCTCGCCAAGAGCAACTCGGTCAGTATCTCCTGCGAACGGGTGACGACGGCGCGAAACTTGTCGACGATCTCGACGCCGATGCGCGTGACGAGTTCTTCGGAACACCGTGTCGTCGCCCTCAGATCTCGGGACCCAATGCAGAAATCTCGCAGCAGGCGAGTGACGCCCGGCTACTGTCGATCGATTGCGGTGACATCAGCGAGGATCTCCGCGATCAACTGACGGTCGTCAACAGTCGCAGTGACTCGTTCGATGCGAACCAGTTCGTGAAAAGCACCGACGCTGATAGCCGGCAGGTCCTCGAGCGCGTTGACGATGCGACCACCAGGCAGATGCTGGCCCGCTACGGCGAGGGCGATCTCGAAGCGGATCATCTCCAGCAGATGAATAAGCTGCTGGATGATGGAAAGATGGTCCAAGCCGATATCCAGCAGATGATGGGGATGCTGGAAACGAAGGCCGACAATCCCCTCATCGAGGATACCATTCAAGCAAATGACCTCCTTGAAATCCCGGAACAGGGTAATGATCTGAGCACAACTCGACTCGTGGTCACTGACAATAACGGGAATCTTCGCTGGCTCGAGCGTGGTGTCTTTAACCCAGATACTAGCAACAAAGACTACGGATGGGCCTATCTGGAAGCACGTCATATTGATGGGGAGTTGATGAAGGAGAAGAGAGCAACTACCCTTTGGCCAACGGGCCAGAATTTCGATTCAAAGACGCAGCCAATTCCGAATTCGATGTCGGAAAGAGACATCAGTAAAGCCATTTACAAAGCTCTTGAAGACACAGAGACGACTCCACAAGACTCATTCAAGTTCAGCAAATTCGACCAAAGCTTCGTCGATAGAACAGGCGTTTCAGAGATCGAAGTTATAATCAGAAACGGTAATGTTCGGACTGCTTACCCAACAAAGGGTTCAGCGGTCTGGAAATATATCAGTCAGAACGACGTTGGCTGGAGACATGAGGGGTGATAAACATGGGTGATAAGCATGATAAAATCGATATAGAAGTCGAATCACCGCCGGCTGACCATCTACAGAAAGGATGGATGCCAGGTGCCGACATGCGTATCCACCCGGGTGGAATTGAGGACGGAGAGGATCGTCCTTGGGATGACGTGAGCCTGCCGAACGAAGTGTTCCCTGATCTGCTCCGGTGCATGGCTGCGATCCTCGAGGACGAGGAGTGCGCTGCAGAGTTCGATATGGGAGAACTCGAATTCACACCTGTCCCAGAGAACGACGCCGTGGGCGTATATTTCCACATTGATGGACTGCCACGAGACGTCCGGAATGATGTACCGGAGCTCGTCGATCGTACTGCGCTCGTCAAGGAGATCTACACGACCATCAGATGGTGGGCCGATGAAGCACTGTCGGCTAACGACGATTTGACGGATACTGATTGGTTTCAGCCGATCGATACAGCGCTCACAGAGGCTGAACAGGTTCTCGAAGAAGAGGGAATTCATTAACCTTCGTCGTCTACTATCTCAGTATATCTCTCCCTATTGGACACACGATCCTGACACTAAGTCAGTGCAACATGACGTCTGATTGGCTCCTTACACTGCATTTATGCTATCAACCAGGAGAAAAAACTGCCCCTCAGAATGTTCTCGAGTGGTTATTTGAGAATGGGTGCCTCACTGAAGAAGAAGGGAGTAACGATCGGTGCCACTACTATTCGAAATCAATGGACAGGCCCCAATCGGATATGCCGACGGAACGAGCGCTATCCGAACTGGAAGACGAAGAAGGATATCTTCGGCTCTGGTTAGATGGTATCCAATTAACCTTCCAGAACTGGGATGATTACGATGGAGTTCCCCAGCTACCATATTATACCTTCAAAATCCCCAAAAGGGAGTTGAAGGTAGCAGATCCATCTGAGAATGAAATATGGAAGGTGAACACTGTACTCAATCTCGTTGCGAACTTCGCCGACAAAACGGAGGTATTCTACGGATTTGGTGATTTCCCAGCTGGTGAACGCGCATCCGATCGACAAGATGTCGATGCCCTCCGACGGGGAGAGTTTGAGCACATATTTTGGTTCAATTACTTCTCGGAACCCATCGTGTCGGAGATCGGTCGGGAACACCTCCTTGACGCACCCGGAGAACGTGTCGAAGAACGGCCGTCAGGAGCTATACTCCTTGTTCCGTATCTTAATCTCGCAGATAGAAGCGACCCTCATCCGCGGGAAGTAGAAAAGTATCTCGAGATATATCCTCCGTAGCGTAAACACGAAAACAACTCAACAAGACTCATTTACGTACAGCGACTTCGATGACGAATTCGTAGATAGAACAGGCGTTTGCTCACTGAATTTGAGACAAAGTTAACTGAATTAGATGAGGAACTCGAGAATTGCGATCAAATGCTGCCACGAATGTATACCGCGCTGACTGCTAATATAGCCGTAAAATCAAACCATGACTGACGAAGCCCAGTTTTCGATCGGATTCGTTTTAACGTCGCCGAGCGTCGACGACGTGAAAAGCGGGCGACCGCCCAGTTCGGGATCCGTGCGTCTCTCGACGGCCGACGGGGTGGAAGAGTACAGCCTCACTTTATTCACGAGCTCTGTCAGGAAAGCACTAGACGCTGTGAAGAAACTGCTCCGGGGTGACCGCGGGGGCGTGCCTACTCACGACGAGGCATATCTGGTATTCGAATTAGAAGATGAACAGCATGGTCACGTCACGCTCTGTTATAGCCGCGATGCGATCGACGATCCGAAACGGCGGGTGGTGTCTCGCGATCAACGGTCGCTTGATGCTATCCTGCCGCTACCAGTGCTGGTCGATGAAGCCGTTACGGCCGTAGCAGACTTGCTCGATCGCATCGCACAACTGAACGAGAGTGTTGACGAGTACGGGTGGTTCCAAAATCTGAACGGGGAACTCAGGTCCGTCCGAGACGTGGCTGACGGTCACCTTCAGTAACGCTTCCTTCTATTCTGCTATACTCGATGCCGAAGCCCTGTCGAGTTAGGCTGACATCGCCAGGCAGGCATACCGGCTGTGGCGCTTCGATCGCAGGATCGACGCCGAGTCGACGTGATGCCCGAAGCATGAGGACAAGAAACCAGTCACGGTCTACGTGGGATCGAACGGGTTCACTCAAACAGCATACCCCAAAACCTGCCGTAGATACCTACTGATCACGATGGAACTAATCGATGCACATATAGACGACGTCGGATCGAAAAACGGACAGCGACGCGTCGTCGTCTCGGTAGACGGAACGAAGTTTGGCGTGTTCGACGGCTACAAGCAGAGCAAAGGCGGTGCTCTTCAGGTTGCGACTGCCGAGTGGCTCGAACAGAGAGACGCGGAAGTACTGCTAATGGGGACGATGACGACAGACGTGGTGCCCGTCGAATCCGAGGGGCGTTCGATCGACCCGTCGACAGACAATCCGACTGGATGGCAGGATCATGCGTTCCAAGGAACCGTCGAAGCCGTCGTTGACGATACTGCCACGTTGCTGGAGGAGATACGGCTCGTAGACGGATTCGAACCGGGTGATCGAGGACAGGAACTTGATCCTGCGTCCTTCGAGAACCTCCCTTCGGCAGTTATCTCACTTGGATGCGGAGCGATGCTGCTCGATCTTTCAGACGTCGATCAGGAAGTCACGACGAGTGAACATGTACGGTTTGTAAGCAGCCGTATGGACGTGCTGGGGTACAGATTACCGTAACTCCCGACCTTCCGTCAATCGACTTTTTTCTCAGGGACTGTCGCATGATCAGCTAACAGTCTCTGCTAGCCAACGCTCCAGCGGAAAAACTCCGAATGCTGCGTCAGGGTCGCGGTCGAGAGCGACGCGATTCCGACCGCAGTGCGCCGGCGCGACTCGGAGGTCCGCGAGCACAATCCCTCCGAACTCGCTCGAAAGCATTCGAAGCCGACCAAACGGTTGTCGAGCGTTAATCCAGAAGCTAACTCAGGTCCAGAACAACCCCATATCCCTCAGAGAATGAGGATCCGGAACGCTATGGGACTTCTGTACGGACCGATACCAGACCAGACAACTTCCTCGCGGAGACCGCCACCAAGCGACTTAGCCTCGAGTAGCGCGAAAACAACGATAAAGGGCACTGATACCGCCCAGGACGTCGGCTCGAGACTCGCCGATACGAAGGCGCTGAAACCATCTATGAGGTGTAGCCTCGAGAACTAAACGGTACTGCTAGTGATAGCCGGCTTGCGATCCCCGGGTGTCGCTTTATCGCCATCGCGCTGGCGCGTACACCTATGAGCCAGCGTGACCGCGAAGACACTGCGTACACCGAACTCACGCCCGACGCCTGGCACCAGGACGACGACGGCAACTACTACATCGACTGCCCCGAGTGCGGCTCGGCTGCGACGCTGATGAACGTCGTCAAACACGGCCGCTGCAACGGCTACCTCAACCAACAAGAAGACGAAACCGACGTCGACGAGACCGCGATGGACTGCACCGCGAAACTCCACCTCGAGTTGGGCTACCGGTCCGATCCCGACGAGACCATGACCGACGAGGCGGTGGGCGAGTCCTCGAGCGACGCTGAGACGGACGAGGGCGTGCCGGCGGCGGAGTCGCCGCCGGGCACGAACGGAACGGTGAGCGACGAGCAGCAGTGACGGCCCCGGAGAACGTCCCTCGAGCGGCGCCGCCCAGTCTCAGTCGTCGACCCGCTTCGCCGGGACGCCGACGACGGTCGCCCCCGGCTCGACGTCGGCGGTGACGACCGAGCCGGCGCCGACGGCTGCGTCCTCGCCGATCGTGATGTCGCCCAGCAGCGTCGCGTTCGCGCCGATCTGCACGCCGTCCTCGACCGTCGGGTGGCGCTTGACCGGTTCGTTCGTATCGCCGCCGAGCGTGACGCCGTGGTACATGTGGACGTCGTCGCCGATCTCGGCCGTTTCGCCGATGACGACGCCCATCCCGTGATCGATCGTCACTCGGCGACCGAGATCCGCAGCCGGATGGATCTCGACGCCGGTCAGCAGCCGCACGAGGTGCGAGAACAGCCGCGCGACGAGTTGCAGATCGCGATTCCAGAGCCAGTGGGAGATCCGGTGGCCCCAGACCGCGTGGACGCCGGGGTAGGCCAGTGCGACCTCGAGACACCCCTTCGCGGCGGGGTCGCGCTCGCACATCGCCCGGACGTCCTCACGGAGTCGTCGAAGCATCGCTCACCCCGTAGACGGCTGCGGACGACTCGATTGCGGACCGACGCGCTCGGCGCGGGCGGCGCGTGCTCGCCTTGCGGCACGGACGGCGACACCGGCCCCCGACGCGACGACGCTTTCCCCTGTCGATACGCGCGGTGTGGCCGGGAAATTCCATACCCGGCCGTACCGGCGAGGCGGCCTAAAAGGGTTCGTTTCGCTCTTACTTCCCGCGCTCGAGGCGGGTTCCGATCCGCTCCGGAAGCCCGGCTTCCCGGACGGCCTCCTGGACCGCCTCGACGTCGTACTCGACGCGGCCGGTGTCGACGGTCATCGCCTCGAGGTCGACCACGGCGTAACCCGCTCGCGGATCGCCGTCGCGCGGCTGGCCGACGCTGCCGGGGTTGACGACGATCCCCTCGGCGTACTTGCGGACGCCCTGAACGTGGGTGTGGCCGAGCACGAGCACGTCCTCGTCGCCGAGCATCCTGGCGGAGAACTCCTCGGGGTAGGTGTACCGCGTATACCGGTCCGGATCGTCGGGGTGGCCGTGGACGAGTTTGATCCGGCCGTCGCACTCGGTGCGCTCGGCGGGCAGGTCGGCGAGCCACTCGAGTTGCCCCTCGGAGAGCTGTTCCTTGGCGTGTTCGACGCCCGCCCGCGCCATCCCGTTGAAGCGGAAGGGCGCGTCGCCGGCGACCGCGGCGTCGTGGTTGCCCATCACCGTCGGCACTTCCCGCTCGCGCAGTTCGTCGACGCAGTCGGCCGGCCACGGGTTGTAGCCGACCACGTCGCCCGCGCAGAGTAGCTTGTCGACCGGCGGCATCTCCTCGAGGACGGTCTCGAGGGCGACCCGATTACCGTGGACGTCCGAGATGAGTCCGACCTTCATGCGCCGTCGGTACAGGCCCGACGGGTTTGTAAGTTATCCGAATCGACGGGGCGCGGAGCCGTTTGGTACGTCTTCCTCACGAAAGCACGCGCACGACCGATCGAACGACGAGAACGACGAGAATACCGATCGCCGTTACTCGGAAGACGATCGCCGCCCGTCGCCGGTTCTTCGGCAGCACTTCGGCGATCCCCGACAGGGTCATCGCGACGCCGATGATCAGCAGTGCGGGTAGTCCGCTACCGTACAGGAGTTCGAAATACGCGTAGATGGCAACGAACGAGAGTCCACCGCCGAAGGAGATTCGGGCATTAGCCCAGCCGCTCGGCTCTGAAAAGAACTGCTCGGGGTGAAAGTCCATTATCATAGACACTACCGGAGTCAGTAAATAAGTACGGGACCGGCCGTGCCGTCGACCGACGGGACGGCCGCTCGATCGTCGCGGATTCGAACGAAAACCCGCCGAGCCAGTACTTCCGTCCACCGCTTGTTCCGGACAGGACGCCGGGTCGTAACCCCCGACTCCAGTCCTACTCGCCGTTCTCTATCGCCGTCTCGAACCCGTCGTCGGTCCGCGCGACGCCTGCGGCACAGACCGCGTGTTCGAACTCGAGGTCGTAGGCTTCCCGCGCTGCTTCCTCGGCCGTCTCGGCTTCGAAATCGAACGCTTCGGGCGCGTTCTTCTCGTAGGTCGCGACCAGCGTCGGCTCGTCGACGGTCTCGACCAGCAGCGCGTCCTTACGGACGGTGCCGATCAGCGCCTCCCCGTCGTCCCCGATCGTCGCCGCGATCCGGGGCGTGTCGTAGTCGTCCTTCTCGTAGTCCAGCGCGAGCAGACTCTCCGTGAGCGCGTCGCGGGCGGGGTAGCCGAGCTCGAGTTTCTCCGCGATCGGGTCGACGTGCGAGCCGTTGCCGAAGGCGGCGGTTTCGCCCGTGGGCGTCTCGACCACCCGCAGGCAGTTGTAGGAGACGTACGGGTTGTCCGTCTCCGGCGCATCGTCGGTGGGGCCGACGGTGAGCGCGTCTTCGCGTTCGGTGAGCTTGCGGTTCGGGAACGATCTCGAGGAGACGCGGTAGGCGCCGACCTCGGGACCGACGACGACGAAGCGTCCGACGTACATACGCGTGGCTGCACGGGAGAGCGGAAAAGCCGTATCGGTTTGCACTCGTGCGGTCATATTCGCCGGGACCGGCATCGAAGCGGCCGGGATCGGATCCGGTGTACGGACGCACGTTTATACCGGATAGCGCGCCCAATCGGGCCGTGACGACCGAAGCGGAGTGTCTCGAGGCGCTGCGGGAGGCCGCCGAGCGACTCGGCGAGTCCCCGACGAAAGCGCAGTACGAGGAACTGGGGTTGACGCCGGCGTCCGCGACGATCATCCGGTCGTGTGGCGGGTGGAACGAGGCGAAGGCGAAAGCGGAACTCGAGACGAACCCCTCGAGCGGCTCTCGCGTACAGCCGAAACCGGACGACGTTGAACTTCCGCCCGATCTCGTCTGGGCGGAACTTTCGGTCGACCAGCGATGGCACTATCGGAACGCCGAGTGGAATACGGAACGGTCGTTGCGCCGCCGATCACGGCTTCGTTCCTGGCTCAACGAGATAAAGCGCAAGCGAGGATGTACACGGTGTGGGACCGATACTGTCGCGTGTCTCGACTTTCACCACGTCGACACCGCCGCGAAGGAGATGGCGGTTGGGAAGATGGTAACCTACGGCTATGGGAAGGAGCGACTTCGCGAAGAGATCGAGAAGTGCGACGTACTCTGTGCCAATTGCCACCGTCAAATTCACTATACACCGCCGGAATGTGAACGGAAGCAGTGGGTACACGAACGAAAACGCAAGACCAGTGGCTGCGAACGATGCGACGAGTCGCATCCCGCTTGTTTAGATTTTCATCACATCGGTGATGAGAAAGAGTCTACCGTTGCAACTCTCGTATCAAATAGTCGATCTATCGATAGAATTCAAACCGAGATTGAACGGTGTCGTATTCTCTGTGCGAACTGCCACCGGGTGGAACACTTTGTTCCACCAACCGACTAACCCCCTTTCGAGACGGCTCTAGTGTCGAATCTTCCGGGAGGTCGATTTTCGACCGAGTTCGTAACACTCTAATACGAACCCCTGCTATGATCGAATACACCGTCGGAACGTAGACCCGACGGAGACATGTCAGTCCATTGGGGTAGTGGCCAATCCTGAAGCCTTCTGGGGGCTTCGACCCTGGTTCGAATCCAGGATGGACTACTTCTCCCGTTCTTTCGACTCGAGCACTCCTCGAGTGCCGTCAGTCGATTTCCAGTTGAAACGAAGGGGTCGGCGGGTGCGTATCCGTCACCAGAAGCCATATCTTTCCACCGTCGTTAGTGACTAAATATGAATCGACGGACGTTCCTCGCGCTCGGCGGGGTGACGGCGCTCGGCAGCGTCGCCGGCTGTCTCGGCGGCAACGGGAACAATACCGACGGGAGCGGTGCTGACGGGTACGGCCCGGAGCCGGAGTCGATGCCCGAAGAACGGTCGATCGACACCGACAGCTACGAGACGGCGACGTTCGACGGCGTCGAAGTTCCGTTGGCGCCGATCGAGGACGTCTACTACTGGTATCGACGGCAGGAAGCCAGAGTCGCCGATGCGCGTGGATCGGATCAGTACGAGCAGGCACACATCGCGGGGGCGCCGCTGAGTTCCGCCCCAGACGGCGTCTCGAACGACCCGATCGCAGACTGGCCCACGGACGATCGTATCGTGACCTACTGCGGCTGTCCGCACCACCTCTCGGGACTTCGGGCCGCGTCGCTCATCGATAACGGCTACGAGGAGGTGTACGCGATCGACGAAGGATTTCAGGCCTGGATCGATAACGGCTACCCGCTCGAGGGCTCCGAAGTTTCGGCGGACCGTGCAACATATGAGATCGAGGGCCAGTCCGACGCCAGCTACGCCGGCGAGATGGTCATGCTCGAGCAGGTCGACGCCGACCGCAACGAAGCGGCACCGATCGCCGAGGACGGCTCGTACACGCTACAGCTCCACTACGCGGGGTCGACAGACTCGGCGTTCAGAGTCGAGGCCCCGGACTACACGGTCGAAGGGAGCCTCGCCGAGTTGACGAACACCGTCATTACGCCCTAAGAACTGTTCTTCTATACTACAGCCCGGATCGACCGGATTCGTACGCCCCTTCGCGCTCGAGTTCGCCCCGTCGTCGCAGTACCTCGGGCGTCCGGCAGACCCCTGGCGCGCCGGTGACTTGCGGTACCGTACAGTTGTTGCAGCTCTCGCAGACGACTCGCGGATTTTCGGGGTCGGCGTTGGCATCGGTTTCGAGCAGCCGCGCCCCCAGTCGGGGTTCGGCGTAGAAGGGACGGGCCATGCCGACCATGTCGCAGGCGGGCGCTGCGTCGGCGGCGCCCAGCAGGCGATCCATCTGCGCCCGGTCCCGAATCCCGCCCTCCGCGAGCACCGGAATCGACACTTGCTCGCGGACCCGTCGGCAGAAGTCCTCGTTCCAGGCCGGCTCGAAGTCGTACTGCAGCGACTCGAGCCGGTTCCCCAGCGCGACCAGCCGACGGCGCGTCGACCCGCCGAAGGCCGCGTCGTACTCCGCCCGTAGCGCCTCGTTCTCCCAGGCGCGCTCGGGATACTCGCCGCGGACGATGCTCATGTCCCAGACGACCGACGTCCGGACGGGCACCACCGCATCGTAGCCGATCCGCTCGAGTCGCTGCGCGATTTCGACACCGTCTGCGGTCGAGAGTTTCCGGCGGACGAGCGGCGACGGCGGCGCGGGGGTTTCGGCCGGCACCTTCGTCATCAGGGGAACGTCGCCGGCGCGGTCTCGGATCTCGTCGTGGACGAGCGCGAGGAACTCGAGGCGCGCTTCCGGACTCCCGCCGAACTCGTCGCTGCGGCGGTTGTAAAAGGGCGACAGGAACTGCTGGACGATCCCCATGTTCGCCCCCGAGAGGTGAATCCCGTCGTAGCCCGCGTCGACGGCGTGCGCCGCGGCGCGGCCGAAATCGGCCGCGAGGTCGTACACCTCGTCGGTCGAGAGCACGTGCGGGTCGTAGGAAAGGAATCCCAGCCGGTCGAGCAGCCGCAGCTGCCACGGCGGGTTCGAAACCGCCAACTGCTCGAGATCGGGGTGCTCGCGGCGGTACTCGGCGTGCCAGGTTTCCATGCTCCGGAGGCCGCCGTGCTCGAGTTGGACGAAGATCCGGCCGCCGTGGTCGTGGATCCGGTCGGTCAGCCGCTCGAGTCGAGAGACGAACGCCGGATCGTGGACGCGGGTCATCCCCGGCGCGGCGCAGCCGCCCTCGCCGCGGACGATGGTCGCACCCTGGCAGATAAGTCCGACGCCCGACGCGGCGGCTGGCTCGAGGTCGTCGATCAGCGCGTCGACGGCGTCGGGGCCGTTGCCCGCGCACTCGAGCAGCGGCGCGCGGTAGAGGCGGTTGGGGATCTCGCAGCCGCCGATCTCGACGGGGTCCTCGAGGGTGGCCATGGAGGGCGTATTCCGCGACTGTACAAGAGCGTACTGCCGGTTCGCCCCGACCGCGCTCTACTGGGTCCGCGATGCTCGGACGACGGACGCGAACGGCTGAAGTATGTCTGACGATAACACACAACATGGAACGATACCCACCGAAAACGACCTCGCGGCGGACCCGCCCACGTGTTCGACGTGCGAAATCGAGATGGAACTCCGGAACGAGGGGACGATGAAGACGATCCCGGTTATCGGACGCGAGGTCGAGTTCCGGCAGTTCAACTGTCCGCGGTGCGGACAGGGCGCTCGGTTCGAACGAAGTGCACCCGACGAGGAGTGGACGCGCTCGATCCAGTAGTTCAGTTAAATTGATCGGCTCGAGGCCGCGTTGATCGGCTTGAGTTCCTCGAGTCGTCGGAGGGTCGACTCAGGGCGGCGTCACGACCGCTCGCCCCTCGATCTCGTTGTGCTCGAGGCGCTCCGCGACCGCGTTGATATCCGCCAGATCGTACCGCTCGGTCCGCAGTTCGACGTCGCCGCGGTCGACCAGCGCGACGAGTTCCTGCAGTTCGGCGTACTGGCCGACGAGCGTGCCCTTGAAGGAGAACTCGCCGTCGACAAGCGCCTGGCAGGGTTCGTGGATGTGGCCGCCGTAGCCGATGATGTGGTGGTCGCCGCCGGCGGCGACGATGTCGGGCGCGGCGCCGGTCGTCTCGTCGGCGCCCACGAAGTCGAG
The DNA window shown above is from Halopiger xanaduensis SH-6 and carries:
- a CDS encoding rhodanese-like domain-containing protein → MNRRTFLALGGVTALGSVAGCLGGNGNNTDGSGADGYGPEPESMPEERSIDTDSYETATFDGVEVPLAPIEDVYYWYRRQEARVADARGSDQYEQAHIAGAPLSSAPDGVSNDPIADWPTDDRIVTYCGCPHHLSGLRAASLIDNGYEEVYAIDEGFQAWIDNGYPLEGSEVSADRATYEIEGQSDASYAGEMVMLEQVDADRNEAAPIAEDGSYTLQLHYAGSTDSAFRVEAPDYTVEGSLAELTNTVITP
- a CDS encoding homing endonuclease associated repeat-containing protein gives rise to the protein MTTEAECLEALREAAERLGESPTKAQYEELGLTPASATIIRSCGGWNEAKAKAELETNPSSGSRVQPKPDDVELPPDLVWAELSVDQRWHYRNAEWNTERSLRRRSRLRSWLNEIKRKRGCTRCGTDTVACLDFHHVDTAAKEMAVGKMVTYGYGKERLREEIEKCDVLCANCHRQIHYTPPECERKQWVHERKRKTSGCERCDESHPACLDFHHIGDEKESTVATLVSNSRSIDRIQTEIERCRILCANCHRVEHFVPPTD
- a CDS encoding phosphoglucomutase/phosphomannomutase family protein gives rise to the protein MEPISFGTDGWRATLDEFTAPRVRMVGQAVATYLRDEGRDAPVVIGYDARETSRGFAEELARVLCANGFDVIVPERDRPTPLVAHAIVERDLAGGLAITASHNPPEYNGVKFIPDDGAPALPAVTDAIADRLADPDPLPESEHGTVEEVDLAGPHADAVLELVADVTGTDDVDLSGLTVAYDAMHGSGRGTTDALLERAGASLECLRCERDPEFGGGAPEPAPENLEALIDLVTDDGAGPELGVANDGDADRIAIVTPERGYLDENLFFAALYDYLLEDDAGPAIRTVSTTFLIDRVAEAHGETVHEVPVGFKWVAQGIAEHDALVGGEESGGFTIRGHVREKDGVLMALLAAAMHADEPLDERVDRLLEEHGTVVQDKLSVDCPDDEKERVLEDLEDEIPDAVAGTDVEGVNTADGFKLQLADGSWLLIRPSGTEPVLRVYAEASDEDRVAELLEAGEELVEPLV
- a CDS encoding IMP cyclohydrolase codes for the protein MYVGRFVVVGPEVGAYRVSSRSFPNRKLTEREDALTVGPTDDAPETDNPYVSYNCLRVVETPTGETAAFGNGSHVDPIAEKLELGYPARDALTESLLALDYEKDDYDTPRIAATIGDDGEALIGTVRKDALLVETVDEPTLVATYEKNAPEAFDFEAETAEEAAREAYDLEFEHAVCAAGVARTDDGFETAIENGE
- a CDS encoding metallophosphoesterase family protein; its protein translation is MKVGLISDVHGNRVALETVLEEMPPVDKLLCAGDVVGYNPWPADCVDELREREVPTVMGNHDAAVAGDAPFRFNGMARAGVEHAKEQLSEGQLEWLADLPAERTECDGRIKLVHGHPDDPDRYTRYTYPEEFSARMLGDEDVLVLGHTHVQGVRKYAEGIVVNPGSVGQPRDGDPRAGYAVVDLEAMTVDTGRVEYDVEAVQEAVREAGLPERIGTRLERGK
- a CDS encoding oxidoreductase; the protein is MATLEDPVEIGGCEIPNRLYRAPLLECAGNGPDAVDALIDDLEPAAASGVGLICQGATIVRGEGGCAAPGMTRVHDPAFVSRLERLTDRIHDHGGRIFVQLEHGGLRSMETWHAEYRREHPDLEQLAVSNPPWQLRLLDRLGFLSYDPHVLSTDEVYDLAADFGRAAAHAVDAGYDGIHLSGANMGIVQQFLSPFYNRRSDEFGGSPEARLEFLALVHDEIRDRAGDVPLMTKVPAETPAPPSPLVRRKLSTADGVEIAQRLERIGYDAVVPVRTSVVWDMSIVRGEYPERAWENEALRAEYDAAFGGSTRRRLVALGNRLESLQYDFEPAWNEDFCRRVREQVSIPVLAEGGIRDRAQMDRLLGAADAAPACDMVGMARPFYAEPRLGARLLETDANADPENPRVVCESCNNCTVPQVTGAPGVCRTPEVLRRRGELEREGAYESGRSGL
- the cysE gene encoding serine O-acetyltransferase — encoded protein: MLRRLREDVRAMCERDPAAKGCLEVALAYPGVHAVWGHRISHWLWNRDLQLVARLFSHLVRLLTGVEIHPAADLGRRVTIDHGMGVVIGETAEIGDDVHMYHGVTLGGDTNEPVKRHPTVEDGVQIGANATLLGDITIGEDAAVGAGSVVTADVEPGATVVGVPAKRVDD